CAGCACCTCTTCACAGAACTTCGCGCCTTCCTCCAGGATCGCGTCGACCATGTCAGGCGTGGCGTCCTGGCAGCCCGGCAGGCTCTGATAGTGCGCCTCATAGCCGAGCAGCTCGTCGCGGACGAAGCGGATATCACGCAAGGGGGCTTTGTAATCAGGCATTGCGATGAACCTCTGTGATGAGTTCGGTGGGGAGACCGCGGATACCGACCAGCTCTTGGCGGCTTTCGGTCAAACAGTTGTTTGAAACTTACGTTTAGGTGGCCTCGCTGTCAAGGTGGGCTAGCGACGGCATTTGTGCCGCCGAATATGCCATTTACGCCAACCGCCCTCAAACGCATCGCGGGGCAAGCCCGCTCCCACGGATGGAAGCGGGCTTGCCCCGCGATGTAAGCAAAAGTAATTCAGCGGGTCAGACGTAGGTGTCGATGAACCGACCGAGCATTTCATCGGAAGCCTTGGCGACTTTGGCACCGAGTTCGACTTCGTGCTTGCCCAAGGCCAGTTGCACGGTGCTGGTGGCCAGATCCAACTGCTGGCTGCGGTCGACACCGCGCAGGCGCTCGGCCTGGTATTCGGTGGACTGCCCGCTGGCGCCACGCTCGACAGCGCCGCTGGCGATCTGCTGGGCAGCCTGGTCAACACGGTTCTGGCCGTTCTGGATGGCACCCAGGCCCGCGTAGAAGGCGGAGCTCGCATTGATTTCCATGTCAGGACTCCATGACGCTGGATGAGGAACAGGCCTTATTAAAGCAGCACAGCGGGAAAAAGGCCCGTTTAAATCCCTAATAGCCTAGTGCCAGCTAATAGGCAAAGGCCTAATCCAGCAGGTCCAGCTGCAAATGCGCAGCCACCGCGTCCGCACCAGCCTGCTTCAACCAGGGCACCCGCCCCAGGCAGGGCGCGGGCAGGCGCTCGGCCAGGCTGGATAGGTTTTCTTCCAGGCGCGATGTTCGCGGATCGACGATGTTCGCCACCCATCCCGCCAGTTGCAGGCCGTCCCGGGCAATGGCCTCGGCACTGAGCAAGGCGTGATTGATGCACCCAAGTCGTACCCCCACCACCAGGATCACCGGCAGCTTCAGGGCGATGGCCAGATCCGACAGGTTGGCATGGTCGGACAGCGGCACGCGCCAGCCACCGGCGCCTTCGATCAAGGTGAAATCGGCGTGCTGCGCCAGTACCTGCTGCATGGCATCGCGCAACGCCGGCACGCTCAGCGCCACTCCGGCCTCGCGGGCTGCCACATGCGGAGCGATGGCCGGTTCGAAGGCGAAGGGATTGACCGCTTCATAGGGCAGTTTGACCGAACTTTCGTCGATCAGCGCCAGGGCGTCGCTGTTACGCAGCCCCTTGGCCGTCACCACGCACCCGGACGCCACCGGCTTGGCCGCCAGGGTGCTCAATCCCAGTTGCCGCGCCGCATGCAGCAAACCTGCGGCGATGGTGGTCTTGCCGACATCGGTGTCGGTGCCAGCAATGAAATAGGCCTGGCTCATGTCACTGCTCTCCGTCCGACGGCTTGTGTAAGACGCCGTAGACCACTTGGTAGGTGGCCGGCAGGCCTTGCACCTGGCGGTACTGTTCGTAGGCCTGCAACAGGCCCTGCATCCGCGCCCGACCGGTGAGCCCCGACGGACGCCCTGGGTTGAGGTTGTGCGCACCCAGCGCCTTGAGCTCATGGGTCAGGCTGCGCACATCGGGATAATGCAGCACGTGGGGACGCCGCTCCAGGTCGATCAGCTCCAGTCCGCTGTCACCGCACAGACGCTGGTAATCCTCGAAACGCCGGAAGCGATTGACGTGCACCATGCCATCCACGGCCTGCCAGCTGGCGCGCAATTCATCCAGCGTGCCCACGCACAGGCTGCTGAAGGCCAGCACGCCGCCGGGGCGCAGCACCCGCCGCGCCTCGCCCAGCACGCTGGCGAACTGACCGCACCACTGCACCGCCAGGCTGCTGAACAAAAGGTCAACGCAACCATCGCGCAACGGCAGGTGCTCGGCGTCCCCCGCCACATGATGCCGGGCGCCGCCCTGCTCGCGGGCATGGCGCAGCATGCCTTCGGCGATATCCACCGCCACGCCACTCGATTGCGCGAAGCGCTCGGCCAGCACCCGGCTGAAGTGGCCGGTGCCGCTGCCCATGTCCAGCCAGCGCGCAGGCGCAAGGTTGCTGGGCAGCTTTTCCAGCAGTGCCATGCCCACCGCGCGCTGCAAGGCCGCGACGCTGTCGTAGCTGGCCGCGGCGCGGGAAAACGAAGCCGCCACCTGACGCTTGTCCGGCAGGGTGCCGGGCAGGGGGGGCTGGGAAAGGTCAGTCATCACCACTCTCATGCAGGAAACTCTTGATGCCCGCCGCCAGCTCCTGGGGATACTCCAGCAGGAAAGCGTGGGAACTGTCTTCGACCAGGCCGACTTCCACGTCGGGCAGCAGGTCGCTCAGGGCCTTGGCCGCTTCCACCGGCACCAGCGCGTCACTGCCAGCGAACAGGTGCAGCTGCGGGCCGCCGTATTGCTCCAGGGCGGTGCGGGTATCGAGGCTGGCCAGCACTTCCAGGCCGGTTGCCAGGTACAGCGGATCGGTGTCGGGCACGCCCACGCCCAGCTGCCGCAGCAGGGTGCGCGGTTGCTGCGCGCCCTCGCTGCACAGGGTGCGGAAGCGCTTGAGGGTGACATGGGTATGGCTGCGGCAGCCGTCGAGGAAGGTGCCGAAAGTGTCGGCGGGCATGCCGTGCGGCCAGTCCGGCCGGGCCACGAAGCTGGGGTTGCTGGCCAGGGTGAGCAAGCCGCAGCAGTGGTCGCCCCGTTTGTGCGCCAGGGCGCTGGCGAGCATGCCACCTAGCGACCAGCCGCCCAACCAGACGTCGGTCGGCAGCCTGCGGTCCAGATGGTCGACCCAGGCCTGGACATCGCTGTGAGCCAGTTCCGGCAGCGCCATCAACTCGACCTGCAGGCGTGGATCCTGGGCGCGCAGGCTGGCGGCCAGCGGCTCCAGTGAAGCGGTGCCCAGGCCCCAGCCGGGCAGGAGGATCAGTCGGTTACGCATCGGCGGACTCCAGTTGTGGATAACACTCGGCCAATGCATTCAACAATAGCTGCACCTGCGCCTCACCGTGGGCGGCGCTCAGGGTCACCCGCAGGCGGGCACTGCCGGCGGGCACGGTGGGCGGGCGAATCGCCGTGACCAGCAACCCGCGCTCGCGCAGCAGGTGGGACAATGCCAGCGCCCTCCCCGCATCGCCGATCAGGATCGGCTGGATTGCGGTGTGGCTGTCCATCAGGGTCAGGCCGATCTGCTCGGCACCCGTGCGGAACTGCCGGATCAGCGCCGCCAGGTGCTCGCGCCGCCAGTGTTCGCGGCGTAGCAAGTCCAGGGCCTTGAGCGTGGCGCAGGCCAGCGCCGGTGGCTGGCTGGTGGTGTAGATGTAGGGCCGGGCGAACTGCACCAGCGCCTCGATCAGTTCCTCGCTGCCGGCGACAAAAGCACCGGAGGTACCACAGGCCTTACCCAGCGTGCCGATCAACACCGGCACGTCCTCGACGCCGAGGCCGCAATGCTCGACCAGGCCACCACCCTTGGCGCCAAGGGTCCCCAGGCCATGGGCATCGTCGACCATCAACCAGGCACCACGCTCGCGGGCCACCTTGGCCAGGGCCTGCAGGTCGGCGCAATCGCCGTCCATGCTGAACACACCGTCGGTGACCACCAGGGTATTGCCGGTCGCTTTGTCCAGGCGGCTGGCCAGGCTGGCCGGGTCGTTGTGTAGATAGCGGCTGAAGCGGGCGCCGCTGAGCAGCCCGCCGTCGAGCAGGGAGGCGTGGTTGAGGCGGTCCTGCAGCACCGTGTCGCCCTGCCCGACCAGCGCGGTGATCGCGCCGAGGTTGGCCATGTAGCCGGTGGAGAACAGCAGCGCACGCGGCCGGCCCGTCAGTTCGGCCAGCGCCTCCTCCACCTCATGGTGCGGGGTGCTGTGGCCGATCACCAGGTGCGAGGCACCGCCGCCGACCCCCCAGCGATCGGCGCCGTCGCGCCAGGCCTTGATCACCTCGGGGTGATTGGCCAGGCCCAGGTAGTCGTTACTGCAGAAGGCCAGCAGCGGCTGGCCGTCGACCACCACCTGCGGCCCCTGCGGGCTTTCAAGAAGTGGTCGCTGGCGGTACAGGTCGGCGGCACGCCGTTCGGCCAGCCGCGCGGCAAGATCGAAGGCCATGCTCAGGCCGAGGCTGCGTCGTAGAACAACTCGCTGCTGCGCTGCTCGACCAGCGCCTGCTCGATGGCGGCCTGGTGCACTTCGTCGGCGTGCTCTTCACGAGCTTCCGGCTGGATACCGAGGCGGGCGAACAGCTGCATGTCCTTGTCGGCCTGCGGGTTGCCGGTGGTCAGCAGTTTCTCGCCGTAGAAGATCGAGTTGGCGCCGGCCATGAACGCCAGGGCCTGCATCTGCTCGTTCATCTGCTCGCGACCGGCCGACAGGCGCACATGGGACTTGGGCATGAGGATCCGGGCCACAGCCAGCATGCGGATGAAATCGAACGGATCGACGTCCTCTTCATCGGCCAGCGGCGTGCCGGCGACCTTGACCAGCATGTTGATTGGCACCGACTCCGGGTGCTCGGGCAGGTTGGCCAGCTGGATCAAGAGGCCTGCGCGGTCGTCCAGCGACTCGCCCATGCCGAGGATGCCGCCGGAGCAGATCTTCATGCCGGCATCGCGCACGTAGGCCAGAGTCTGCAGGCGCTCGCTGTAGGTGCGGGTGGTGATGATGCTGGCGTAGAACTCCGGCGAGGTATCGAGATTGTGGTTGTAGTAGTCAAGGCCCGCCTGGGCCAGGGCCTGGGTCTGCTCCTGGTCGAGCTTGCCGAGGGTCATGCAGGTTTCCAGGCCCATGGCCTTGACCCCTTTGACCATCTCCAGCACGTAGGGCATGTCCTTGGCCGACGGGTGCTTCCACGCCGCGCCCATGCAGAAGCGGGTCGAGCCGATGGCCTTGGCCCGGGCGGCCTCCTCCAGCACTTTCTGCACTTCCATCAGCTTCTGTTTTTCCAGCCCGGTGTTGTAGTGACCGGACTGCGGACAATATTTGCAATCTTCCGGGCAGGCGCCGGTCTTGATCGACAGCAGCGTGGAAACCTGCACGCGATTGGGGTCGAAGTGCGCGCGGTGGACGGTCTGGGCCTGGAACAGCAGGTCGTTGAACGGCTGCAGGAACAGGGCCTTGACCTCGGCCAGGGACCAGTCGTGACGTGTGGTTGCAATTGCGCTGGCGCTCATTGGCGTTTCCTTATCTATGGTCTGACTGACGCCGGGACAGGAAAACCCTCCAGCGCATCACGGATAGCTCGCATAGTCACGGAAGGCTCCATGAACTGTCAACCAATCAAGAACATGCTGGTTTACATCTGTAC
This window of the Pseudomonas mosselii genome carries:
- a CDS encoding alpha/beta fold hydrolase, which codes for MRNRLILLPGWGLGTASLEPLAASLRAQDPRLQVELMALPELAHSDVQAWVDHLDRRLPTDVWLGGWSLGGMLASALAHKRGDHCCGLLTLASNPSFVARPDWPHGMPADTFGTFLDGCRSHTHVTLKRFRTLCSEGAQQPRTLLRQLGVGVPDTDPLYLATGLEVLASLDTRTALEQYGGPQLHLFAGSDALVPVEAAKALSDLLPDVEVGLVEDSSHAFLLEYPQELAAGIKSFLHESGDD
- the bioB gene encoding biotin synthase BioB yields the protein MSASAIATTRHDWSLAEVKALFLQPFNDLLFQAQTVHRAHFDPNRVQVSTLLSIKTGACPEDCKYCPQSGHYNTGLEKQKLMEVQKVLEEAARAKAIGSTRFCMGAAWKHPSAKDMPYVLEMVKGVKAMGLETCMTLGKLDQEQTQALAQAGLDYYNHNLDTSPEFYASIITTRTYSERLQTLAYVRDAGMKICSGGILGMGESLDDRAGLLIQLANLPEHPESVPINMLVKVAGTPLADEEDVDPFDFIRMLAVARILMPKSHVRLSAGREQMNEQMQALAFMAGANSIFYGEKLLTTGNPQADKDMQLFARLGIQPEAREEHADEVHQAAIEQALVEQRSSELFYDAASA
- the bioF gene encoding 8-amino-7-oxononanoate synthase translates to MAFDLAARLAERRAADLYRQRPLLESPQGPQVVVDGQPLLAFCSNDYLGLANHPEVIKAWRDGADRWGVGGGASHLVIGHSTPHHEVEEALAELTGRPRALLFSTGYMANLGAITALVGQGDTVLQDRLNHASLLDGGLLSGARFSRYLHNDPASLASRLDKATGNTLVVTDGVFSMDGDCADLQALAKVARERGAWLMVDDAHGLGTLGAKGGGLVEHCGLGVEDVPVLIGTLGKACGTSGAFVAGSEELIEALVQFARPYIYTTSQPPALACATLKALDLLRREHWRREHLAALIRQFRTGAEQIGLTLMDSHTAIQPILIGDAGRALALSHLLRERGLLVTAIRPPTVPAGSARLRVTLSAAHGEAQVQLLLNALAECYPQLESADA
- the bioD gene encoding dethiobiotin synthase, with translation MSQAYFIAGTDTDVGKTTIAAGLLHAARQLGLSTLAAKPVASGCVVTAKGLRNSDALALIDESSVKLPYEAVNPFAFEPAIAPHVAAREAGVALSVPALRDAMQQVLAQHADFTLIEGAGGWRVPLSDHANLSDLAIALKLPVILVVGVRLGCINHALLSAEAIARDGLQLAGWVANIVDPRTSRLEENLSSLAERLPAPCLGRVPWLKQAGADAVAAHLQLDLLD
- the bioC gene encoding malonyl-ACP O-methyltransferase BioC, whose protein sequence is MTDLSQPPLPGTLPDKRQVAASFSRAAASYDSVAALQRAVGMALLEKLPSNLAPARWLDMGSGTGHFSRVLAERFAQSSGVAVDIAEGMLRHAREQGGARHHVAGDAEHLPLRDGCVDLLFSSLAVQWCGQFASVLGEARRVLRPGGVLAFSSLCVGTLDELRASWQAVDGMVHVNRFRRFEDYQRLCGDSGLELIDLERRPHVLHYPDVRSLTHELKALGAHNLNPGRPSGLTGRARMQGLLQAYEQYRQVQGLPATYQVVYGVLHKPSDGEQ